The sequence below is a genomic window from Bombus affinis isolate iyBomAffi1 chromosome 13, iyBomAffi1.2, whole genome shotgun sequence.
tataatatatgatattatCATATACGAAATGTGATGTAGAGTTACACCAATATGCGACGATGAAGGGTTAAAtcctatttaaataattttgtaaatttactgggttttttttaaattgtgtaACTCTTCTATATAGCGATTTGACgatgtaatataaattataaactaTCAATTTTCGAATTTCAATATCTCAAAGTAATTTCAGTATTACTTGGGTTAAGTATTGGATATCACTATCTTATTCAATTTCTCTATTCACTTCACATCGAGACAGAATTAATGCCATAGATCTTCTCTTATTAACTAACCAGATTCTCTAAATAATTGGTCAATTAGCAAGACAATCAATAAAATCTATATAAATCGATATAATCTATTTATACGTATTATTAATGAATATAATCTATTCGAAACGGTAATCTATGATATATTGTTTAGATTTAGAATATTGCAATTTAAAAATATGCAAGAGAAacagatatttttaaattaaaatgtagCCTTAAGTTTACTTCTTATCAGCGTGTTCAGCGACAATATTATCTACATTTGTTTTCATTACGTACATACAActtaaaattttatcgaaatagaAAAAAAGTGAACTCTTATAataacgaatatttttgcattcaATAATTATCACgcgtattatttttcatttcgcaCTACTCCTCGAAATGTATGTATTTTGCTTGTATGATTACATGCAAAGAAAAATACATTCCTGcttattgaatttttatttatgtttcaTGCTTTTTATCAACCTGCACAATTCAACCGCGAAGAATATATTTAGACTATTCAAAATGCTATCCTTCGACTAATGTAATTGATtgtgaagaaaaagaaatctacCAACCTGTGATACATCGTGATATACACATATAATATccctatatatgtatacatatatgtatatatacatgtttTATTGATCTCTATCTTGTCGATGTATGAGTAAGTAACtctattacaataaaatatattcCCTTTTATTATAGAGCTtgatctttttattatttatttttcgataatattcaaattattatCTTACATCGATTGGAGGTTTAAAAACTATTTTGTTATATAGTTTATTCTTAGCCAATTAAAAAGAGGAAACAGCCGCAACAATTTGTGAGAGTGAATAGAATGTTACACTGTGGGAAATAATAGTTAAATAATATCTATGTTACTGAAGGAAGTTATATCAGCACGGTACGTTGAATCGTGAATCATTCTCCAGTATGATAATTAATATCTTAAAAACAATCGTCAGTATTTCCTATGACCATTATTTCTacctaaatttaattatttatcaattttttataaaataccaTTAGTATTGTTTATCTTAAAAAATGTTACTGCTATTATTTCAACTTTTCTGTGTATTTATTGaactaaatttttaaaatagataataCGGAAAAGCTGAAGGAATAATTCTTCGATGATATAATGTTGCTCGATCTTTTACACAGGTTTCCTTCCTGATAatctttttcaaatattcgcGCGTGGATGAATAAGGGGAATTCGTGAGATATTTGAAAAGCATTCGATCCAGGATTTTAACACGGAAACATTTACAGTACAAGATTCACATTTGCACGAATGATATCTAAAAATAGGTCGTTACTCGACGACTGGTACGCGACAGCAACAGCATGGGGCTTCATTATTGATAAGTCCTGATAAAAGTTAATAAAAGCGATTTAAATAGACATACTTGGGAGGATCCACTTATGATACTTGAATTTCGAGTTCACCCAGTACAAGTGTTCGCTTTTAAGTTTAGCTCATTTGGATTTACAAAAATTCAATCGACATTCTTTCTATTACGAATAGATGTTACAGTTCTTTGACACCTTTAATTTATCAGTAGTTGAATATCAtactaattatattatatagtactGTATGTTATATTAATAGTACCGTACTATATCATACTAATACTGTTATAATGTATAAGCTGCAGATGTTTATGAATTTATAGActtgaatatataaaaatatataaagtaaaacaaAACATATTAGGTGCTATTTCATTAGTTGCATTCAtgcaaatataaatttgcataaatatctgtattgtaataatagaatatgatTAATGATTTTTTTCAATGAGAGTAAGCTActatagtattattattattattatagaatcttattaaatttaaaaatttgcaaaaatatttctttgcttCTAGATGTACGCAAATCGATTATACGCGCTCATGAGTTTAATACTCGTGATAGTGATCCTAATACCGCTGGCGGAACATGCATCGGATACATACAAGCAGCGGAACATACATGGATCGGATGTATTTCAGTATGGTCAGAAAGGACAATCTAGGGATCAATCTCGAGATCAATCTCGAGATCAATCTATGACAGAAATGCATCAATATTGTGGCCGAATTTTGTCAAGTACTTTACAGATAATATGCGGTAGTGTTTACAATAGCCGATTTAAAAAAAGCAACCAAGGTAAGTAGATCATATAATACATTGTAAAAAGCATATTGCTCTTAAATCATTTGTTGCAAGAAAAAGATAGGAAAGGGAAGTATGTAAATATAGTTAAAAACGTTGCTACTACTGACCGATATCAAATGGAGGAAAATTGTAGgaaattcaatattttcatttaaatattatatattctttctttttcttttagaaaTGGAGATGGATGATTATATGGCCTATAGTTACGATCTGCATCCTTATAAGTCTATCAAGAATGCGAAAAAAATGATTAGATTTCGAAGAAATGGACGGGGAATTCACGAGGAATGTTGTTTAAAATCTTGTACGACCGAGGAGCTGCGCTCCTATTGCGGTGCTCGTTGATGAgagaaacattttttaaaacataagCAAAAGATTGAGGAAATGCTCAAATATAATGTTTTCCCTATTTACTAACATACCATATTTTCGATAGCcattttttatgttttaatataataattcagCAAAAGCAACATGATATTCTATATAATCTTAGATCTATTTAAAACTGTTAGCTTAAACAATTTATTCAGAAATGATCTACTCATCTCAATTTTATGTGATAATAGAATTTATACAATTATTCTTAATTCTTATTCATTCCTTATTgtactatatgaaatatacaagAACTTTAATATAGAACGATGTTGCTTTAAACAAAGTGAATACCTTATTCGTgataacgaatagtatatatGTGATATATAATACATGCTTGTAATCAATTGTATAAGAGATTGTAATTGTTGTATgatcatttttaaaaattaagagCTAGTAAGTACTTATATATATGTGATGAAAACTTATTAAGAGTTGTTGCCAGCTTTAACCGCGTTGGTTCAACTGACtcaaatgtttaaaaatttacTGAAAGATCTGATCTCATTTGTACTTAACCATATATTGTGTAAGACTAAATTCaatgttaattattaaatatgtttTCATGTACCAATGTGtcgttatttaaaaatacacaATCATTAAGAAAAACGATAATAACAATCAATAGGTTAGTTTTTatagatttaattttttaaaagatatatatatatatatatatacgtataaattatttataaaatatatgaatacatatttataaattttaatatattgttTTAAATTGTAAACTGAATTTAATGATTTATGtatttactttatatatatCCTTGTATTTAGGTTACATGTGCATGTAAGTACatacaaaataatttaaaaaataaagaaacaaaatgtatgcgtataattgtataaatgttaaaaaagaTTCTTCATAACAAATATGAAACTTCTTCAGGTGAAAGATTTTTGGAATCTTCATATTATGTGAATAAATATTTAGCAAACAATGGAGATGgaagaaatttataatttcacTATTTTTCCATTAGTTATGTCTAAATTTTCAGTTCAATGGTCTACAGATAATCATATATCAATTCTTACTGAAAGAGGAATTCACATATTTGTAAGTTTAATCTAGTAGTATCAATATTATATGtggaattaataataatatacctaATGATGTTATCTTTTGCAGGAATTGATACCTTCTCCAATGTCTCCTTGTTcaactataaaatttattagatCTTTCATTTATGCACCTTCAACACTTCCAACAGAAAATATATCTAACAAAATAGAATCTAAAATTTGGGGCATGCAACGTGAAGCAGTTTATTCATTCATAATGGAGGAGAGTTTAACTCCAAAATTATCTAATTTAAAAGAAATGGTACCAAAAATAATTGACTTAACTTGGTCACCACAGAATTTAATACATCCCAGCAAGTGTCTTATTGCAATTTTAACTTCAGCAGGTGCTGTTACAATAGCATATAAAATTTCTAAAGACTGGTATCCTGCATATGATTTATCTTCTATACGCTATAATTTTATAGAGCAAGAAATTAATACAAAACTGAAAGAACCTAAAAATAATTCAACTTTGtttgaaacatttaaaaattgtttaaaagcaTTACAAGCTTCTTGTTTTACTTGGAGCAAGCTTTTTGTAAATTTTGCATATTTTGCTGTTGCATATTTCAATGGAGATATAATTATctataaaattccaaaaatatccgaCTATAATGAAATATCAAATCCTGAGATTATAGGAACAATAAGATtaaatgaatatataaaaataagtgCTTTAAATTGGGTTACAATTGACATAAAAAAGCATTTAATTATTGTTGGATATATTGATGGACGTATTCATGGTCTTAATATTGAAGATCATGATCAGAATGTGGAGCTAAAATTTATTGAGAAATATTATGATTATAAAGATCGTATTTCTATTAGCGCCATAAGAATATTTCCTCAAAATGACTTGAACAAAAAAATCTTGGTTGCAAAAGGTCActttttgtttttattctgcATTGAGAAAAATGGTACACTAAAAACTATGGAACATTTGCAATTAGAAGGCTTCACGATCTCGGgtaaataaaattatgttaCTATACAATTTACAGGAAAACGTACAATATTAATATAAGTAAATGAATAATTTTTAGGAATGACTTGTATAAGCACAAATTATGCGTTAGTCACTACAGAAAATGGCTTAATGTTTTCAGTTAATACCGAAagaaatcaatttttaaaaacgaAGGTAAACAATAAATTATTGCAAAGTCATGTTCGATATTTAGGTTGCGCACATTCTCCAAgctttgtaatttttataaacgTAACTAGTCCCAACACTATATACGACCATTTAGTAATGAAGGAACCGACCAAAATACATATGTTCTGCTTAAAACATAAAAACTGGGACCCATCAACTGTTTTAAATGAGAGCAAACATGAGAGATTAGAGCAATTATGGGATTGTTTAGAAGCGATTAGGATGAAAGCAACAAGAGCATTAAATCCGACGATTCTTTTATCAAAAGTACCATCCAATTTAGAATCTTTATCTTTGCATGAATTACGAGTAATAATGTGGACATCTGTGATGATACAAGTTTGTGAAAAGAAAAAGGTCATTCAGGGAATAGGTAGTATTGCTGGAGAAATATCAGAAGCACAACCCTTAATTTTTGTTCACTCTGCATGCAATTATCTTATGCGTCTTGAAAGCAAATCTTCTTTGTCAGAACAGCAAAAGCTTTCCATATGTTTATTAAAGATGTATTTAGAGGCATATTTGGCtggagaagaaaataaaaaagtaacACCATTTTCCAAacatattaaagacgttttaaaaAAAACATGCAAACTCAATTTAAGTAATATTGAGACTTGTAATCTGTGTGGTGAAATTATAAATGAACTTCCTTGGAAAGTTACCAAATGC
It includes:
- the LOC126923429 gene encoding LIRP-like, with the translated sequence MRMYANRLYALMSLILVIVILIPLAEHASDTYKQRNIHGSDVFQYGQKGQSRDQSRDQSRDQSMTEMHQYCGRILSSTLQIICGSVYNSRFKKSNQEMEMDDYMAYSYDLHPYKSIKNAKKMIRFRRNGRGIHEECCLKSCTTEELRSYCGAR
- the LOC126923412 gene encoding uncharacterized protein LOC126923412; translation: MEMEEIYNFTIFPLVMSKFSVQWSTDNHISILTERGIHIFELIPSPMSPCSTIKFIRSFIYAPSTLPTENISNKIESKIWGMQREAVYSFIMEESLTPKLSNLKEMVPKIIDLTWSPQNLIHPSKCLIAILTSAGAVTIAYKISKDWYPAYDLSSIRYNFIEQEINTKLKEPKNNSTLFETFKNCLKALQASCFTWSKLFVNFAYFAVAYFNGDIIIYKIPKISDYNEISNPEIIGTIRLNEYIKISALNWVTIDIKKHLIIVGYIDGRIHGLNIEDHDQNVELKFIEKYYDYKDRISISAIRIFPQNDLNKKILVAKGHFLFLFCIEKNGTLKTMEHLQLEGFTISGMTCISTNYALVTTENGLMFSVNTERNQFLKTKVNNKLLQSHVRYLGCAHSPSFVIFINVTSPNTIYDHLVMKEPTKIHMFCLKHKNWDPSTVLNESKHERLEQLWDCLEAIRMKATRALNPTILLSKVPSNLESLSLHELRVIMWTSVMIQVCEKKKVIQGIGSIAGEISEAQPLIFVHSACNYLMRLESKSSLSEQQKLSICLLKMYLEAYLAGEENKKVTPFSKHIKDVLKKTCKLNLSNIETCNLCGEIINELPWKVTKCSQGHILPRCAITLLQITTMQYRTCPICSLIFHPSLEKEFEETRCLFCDVPALEENRVLDTKCYIPKEKSLCSLQSHTLQMSEDREMDTVADES